One window from the genome of Glycine soja cultivar W05 chromosome 12, ASM419377v2, whole genome shotgun sequence encodes:
- the LOC114379463 gene encoding uncharacterized protein LOC114379463: protein MAKVAIVELNRNCANTVEEIVKMERKIFPKHESLASFFHDELRKKNSGLLYIHVNGVIAGYVMYSWPSSLYGSITKLAVKEQWRGQGHGEALLKAGIEKCRTRKVSRIMLHVDPLRTPAVNLYKKHGFQIDTLVEGYYSSDRDAYRMYLDFDSS from the exons ATGGCGAAGGTGGCGATTGTTGAGCTCAATAGAAACTGTGCCAATACAGTGGAAGAGATAGTGAAAATGGAGAGAAAGATCTTTCCCAAGCACGAATCACTGGCTTCATTCTTTCACGATGAACTTAGAAAGAAAAACAGTGGGTTGCTTTATATTCACGTGAATGGCGTAATTGCAGGCTATGTCATGTATTCTTGGCCTTCTTCCTTGTACGGCTCCATCACAAAGCTCGCAG TGAAGGAGCAATGGAGGGGACAAGGCCACGGAGAGGCTCTGTTGAAAGCAGGAATTGAGAAATGCAGGACAAGGAAAGTTTCGCGCATAATGCTTCATGTGGATCCCTTGAGGACTCCTGCAGTGAATCTTTACAAGAAACATGGTTTCCAAATTGACACTTTGGTTGAAGGGTACTACTCCTCAGATAGAGATGCCTATAGAATGTACTTGGACTTCGATTCAAGTTGa